The Thamnophis elegans isolate rThaEle1 chromosome Z, rThaEle1.pri, whole genome shotgun sequence genome contains a region encoding:
- the LOC116523032 gene encoding stress-associated endoplasmic reticulum protein 2-like, producing the protein MSGVQRMKVANERHSKSITQRGGPHRAPTPQEEKAPVGPWLLALFVFVVCGSAIFQMIQSIRLGG; encoded by the exons ATGTCCGGCGTGCAGCGCATGAAGGTGGCCAATGAGCGGCACAGCAAGAGCATCACGCAGCGCGGCGGCCCCCACCGAGCCCCG ACCCCGCAGGAGGAGAAGGCGCCGGTGGGGCCGTGGCTGCTGGCCCTCTTCGTCTTCGTGGTCTGCGGGTCAG CCATCTTCCAGATGATCCAGAGCATCCGGCTGGGCGGCTGA